The Plasmodium gaboni strain SY75 chromosome Unknown, whole genome shotgun sequence sequence ATGAAAAATACTAATgtggaaaaaaaaagtaatagTTCTACAAATAacataaattataatgatatgtCAAAGAATTTAACGGAAAAGGAATTGTATGATGTATTAAATTCATTAAAAGAATGTCCGCCCAAAGAAGATCTTAGAAATATATGGAATCACACAATGGGTGTTGCAAAAGAAGATTTGGATAATCTATTAAAAGAGTCAAAGGCATcaatacaaaaatatttagaTAATGATATTCTGAAAAATACTGAAAGATATGGTATTAAATACTTTGTATATGATGAAATGTggaatttatatatttccaAATTTTCTAAAGAAGTAGCAAATGAAGAAGTAGAATACACTAAAAACTTTTATAACTTAATTAATGGTAAACATACAAttgatgatatattaaaatttatttattcattcTTAGAACATTTTAAGActataataaatgaattacATAAAAAACATCATAAAGATCTCTTAGAAACTGTTTCCAAACATGTgaataagaaaaaataatttttataaaaattaaaagaaatatatttttaattatagtatgtataaaatattaattgtaagtgttttaaaaatctattaaaattattaaaagtaattatttatattaaatttatacaaatctatttttttttttagcAGAATAAACAAACATAGAgagatatattttattgtattCTGATATGTGTGCTGgaataaaatttattaaatatatatattttatttttaagaatgaattattatattaatcatataaattaacgtatatataaattttttaaacaaatattagaaatatgagtcttcttatatatatatatatatatatatatatatatatatgtatatactTATTTGTTTAATTACAATATAGTTATTATAAAGTGttttctaataatatagtatatataatattttgtgTAATTAACAAACTTATTAAcatttgtatataaaagaataatcattttattacgttaagaaataaatacGAATAAAATATGGAAATATAATGTTTTAAACACTTCagattatatatatatatatatatatatatatatatatgaatatatgtATTCTTTAGTACTGTTAACACAACAaacattaaataatattaaaataaaatgaaccatattgtttaaatttatttatatatagtttttttttattttatcttaAAACCTGAAATTAAGTTCTGATGGTAATTGATATacttcttttttttaatcttTTTTATTGTGCATTTTCtgatttattttatattgtaAGTGTTctaaaataatattatagtATATATACAATTCTCAGGTATAAAAcaccatatatatataacgtcgtacatataatatatatttttaaatgttccacattatatatttatatattgtgAAGTAATATAGTTTGTAAAAatagtattatatataatatataaaatattatatgtaa is a genomic window containing:
- a CDS encoding exported protein (PHISTa), with product MARKKSFSVFPFYLFDENRKKKFHYISFKLLCLSLYIVVFYYVFVNTSLENKGLQIVNISNVCERNLGEAQTKNEGPKWKRYLKYKKEDVNKTKHNTNNMKCNEQKVEGNKHSTNNDMKNTNVEKKSNSSTNNINYNDMSKNLTEKELYDVLNSLKECPPKEDLRNIWNHTMGVAKEDLDNLLKESKASIQKYLDNDILKNTERYGIKYFVYDEMWNLYISKFSKEVANEEVEYTKNFYNLINGKHTIDDILKFIYSFLEHFKTIINELHKKHHKDLLETVSKHVNKKK